A part of Peptostreptococcaceae bacterium genomic DNA contains:
- a CDS encoding tyrosine--tRNA ligase encodes MRNVYDILEERGYIEQATHEDEIKELLGKEKVTFYIGFDPTADSLHVGHFIQVMVMMHMQQAGHRPIALIGGGTGMVGDPSGKTDMRKMMTSEIVQSNSESFKKQFSKFIDFSEGKALMVNNAEWLMSLNYIEFLREIGRHFSVNRMLSAECFKQRLEKGLSFLEFNYMIMQGYDFLELYRRYGCKIQLGGNDQWSNIIAGADLIRRVESQPAFGLTFSLLTTSEGKKMGKTEKGALWLDATKTSPYEFYQYWRNIADPDVEKCLSLLTFLPMEEVRKLGSLEGHEINRAKEVLAYEVTKLVHTEKDANEARDAARALFEGGGVKENIPTVSISAKMIEDGVDIITLLKEAGLIKSKGEGRRLIGQNGIYIHDEAVLAFDYIVTQADIKDGAILIRKGKKVYRNIVPE; translated from the coding sequence ATGCGCAACGTATACGATATTTTAGAAGAGAGAGGCTATATTGAGCAAGCCACCCATGAAGATGAAATAAAGGAACTTCTCGGGAAGGAGAAAGTTACCTTTTATATAGGGTTTGATCCGACAGCGGACAGCCTTCATGTGGGGCATTTTATTCAGGTAATGGTCATGATGCATATGCAGCAGGCCGGCCACAGGCCGATAGCTCTCATAGGAGGAGGCACCGGAATGGTTGGGGACCCATCAGGGAAAACCGATATGAGAAAAATGATGACCTCCGAAATAGTGCAAAGCAATTCGGAATCCTTTAAAAAACAGTTTTCCAAATTTATTGATTTTTCTGAGGGAAAAGCCCTCATGGTAAACAATGCCGAATGGTTGATGTCTCTTAACTACATCGAGTTCTTGAGAGAAATAGGACGCCACTTTTCTGTAAATCGAATGCTTTCTGCGGAATGTTTCAAGCAACGTCTCGAAAAAGGGCTTTCGTTTCTTGAATTCAACTATATGATAATGCAGGGATACGACTTCCTCGAACTTTACAGAAGGTATGGTTGCAAGATTCAGCTTGGAGGGAATGACCAATGGTCTAATATAATTGCCGGAGCCGATCTTATTAGAAGGGTTGAATCTCAGCCGGCTTTTGGACTCACATTCAGCTTGCTAACAACTAGTGAAGGCAAGAAAATGGGCAAGACGGAAAAGGGAGCCCTTTGGCTTGATGCCACAAAGACGTCGCCATATGAATTCTACCAATATTGGAGAAATATCGCCGATCCCGATGTTGAGAAATGTCTCTCGCTTCTAACATTTCTTCCTATGGAAGAGGTCAGGAAGCTTGGCAGTCTTGAGGGACATGAAATAAACAGAGCCAAGGAAGTTCTGGCCTATGAAGTCACAAAACTTGTCCATACTGAAAAAGATGCCAACGAAGCAAGAGATGCCGCGCGAGCCCTTTTCGAAGGAGGAGGCGTAAAGGAAAACATTCCGACCGTTTCGATATCGGCAAAGATGATAGAGGACGGAGTAGATATAATCACGCTGCTTAAAGAAGCGGGGCTCATTAAATCAAAGGGTGAAGGGCGACGTCTGATAGGACAAAATGGCATATATATCCACGACGAAGCCGTTCTTGCGTTTGATTATATTGTTACCCAAGCCGACATTAAGGATGGGGCTATATTAATAAGAAAAGGGAAGAAAGTCTATAGAAATATCGTTCCCGAATAG